The DNA segment CGTGGTAGTTTGAAGTCCCATTCTAGATCTGGTTGGCAAAATGGCGCTAAAAAGCCACCGCTTGCGGCATCAACATGCATTGGAATATCCAATCCGGTATCTTTTTGCAGCTGATCGAGCGCATCATGTACAGCCTTTACAGGCTCGTACTGGCAGGTAAAGGTAACGCCTAATGTTGGCACTACGCCTATGGTATTTTCGTCACATCGCTTAATCACTTCTTCAGCATTCATGATTAAACGATCGCCTTCCATCGGGATCTCACGTAACTCTATGTCCCAATAACGCGCGAATTTATGCCAGCAAACCTGCACCGGTCCACAAATCATATTGGGTTTATCAGTAGGTTTACCCAGCGCTTTCATTTTCTTGCGCCAAGCCCACTTAAGAGCCATACCGCCTAACATCGCAGCCTCACTAGAGCCTGTCGTAGAGCAACCTAATGTGTTTTCTGCATCCGGCGAGTTCCATAGATCGGCAAGCATATGCACACAGCGGGCTTCAAGCTCTGCGGTTTGAGGGTATTCATCCTTATCGATCATATTCTTATCGATACATTCGTCCATCAATTGATGAACTTCATCCTCAACCCAGGTTTGGCAAAATGTCGCAAGATTTTGACGGGAGTTTCCGTCCATCATCAGCTCGTCGTGTACGATTTGATATGCGTGGCGAGAATTATTTTCCTGCTCCGGCATCTTATATTTAGGCATAGATAAAGCTAAATCTGTCGATGAGTAGATATCATCTAAGAGGTCGTCTCGCACAGTATCTTTTGAGTGAAGAGGCATTATATTTTACTCCAATGAATTAAATAAAATTTCCTACTAGCTGGCGATGGTCAGCTGATGTAAACAACATAGAAGATAGTAAGACTCCCTGCAATACTCAAATTAAAATAAATCTGTAAAAACAATCTATAATCCACACAAAAAAACCAACAAAGACCAAATGTGCAGCCAAAAATAACAGTGAAATAACCATCGGCAGCATTTCACCCCATTACAGCAACCTTAAAACAACCTTAAAACCTGTTCAATAACCTGACTAAAAAGCTAAGTTATCACTCATTAACAGCTACTTAAAATCAGACTCATACCATTGAGATTCGATTGCCCCCCGCTAAAACAAGTTAATAGCAGTATTCCAATTGGCTTGTGACGTTATCAGTCCTCACCGAACAATTTTCAAATTTATTTTGATAATAAATCAACCATTACCCTGTTACTAAGAGCCGCATAACCTTCTACTATAAATCTTATTCAAACAGCGTCGAATCGAGAATACGTATGACTAAGCTAAATACTCAATCAACGGCTCAATTAACCTCTCAGTTAAGCATAGTGGCAAATATCACAGCGCATACAGACAAAGTAGAACAGGTAAAAGCCGAGCTAATAAAGTTGATTGCAATAACCCGGGAGGAAGAGGGTTGCCTGCAGTATGATCTGCACCAAGATAATGATAATCCGGCTCACTTCACCTTTTATGAGAACTGGGCTTCAAGAACGCTTTGGCAAGCTCATATGAATGCACCGCATCTAAAGGACTATGTCGCGGCGACCGAGGGAATAGTTGAAGCCTTTACTCTCAATGAGATGACCCTAATCGGTTAAGTGAGTATAGCTTAAGCGAGAAGAAGCTTAAGTCAGACCCATGCCTCGCTCGCTAGTAACAAGATAGAGAATTGAGAGTAGAAAAGAGAGAATAGAGAGTCGTCTTATTTTCAAATAGCTTCCTTATGTTAGGGCTTATGCATCCTCTTCATGCATATAGCCCTCGATCAGCTCCATCTGCTCCGAGAGTTTGTCATCAAGGTTAGCTAAGCGGTAACCTCCATGAGGCAGTTTATCTAGACGAATACTATCCCCCGCCTGAATGTGTAACTGCTCGACGACCTCCTTTGGTAATGTTAAACCTAAGCCTTCACCAACCACCTGTATTTTAAGTTCAGCCATAATCCCTACCTACCTAAATCAATTGAGCAAATGATATTTTGTCTATCGCACTATAACACCACAGTACAGCTAACATTATAGTTGAACAATCCATTTATCAGGCAGGGTCACAGTCTCCTTAAAATGGACAGGTAAAGCCGATAACGAATAATTCGTTGCAGCAGACTCAACTTCATACAAAAAAGGAGAGCATTTGCTCTCCTTTTCTATTCAGCCAATTTTAGGATTAGATCTATTTTAAGACACGATAAGTCGAGCATGAACTAGGGGGAAATAAGGCCTTAACTAGGCTTATGATGCTTGGTAATAAACCGGTCTAACTGATTACCAAAGGCTTGCTTTTCGCTGGCACCGATTGCTGCAGGTCCCCCAGTTTGTACGCCACTGGCGCGCATGGTGTCCATAAAGTCGCGCATATTGAGAATCGATTTAATGTTCTGCTCGGTATAGAGCTCCCCGCGAGGGTTGAGGGCGACACCACCTTTATCGATCACCTCTGAAGCCAGCGGAATATCCGCCGTAATCACTAAGTCACCGGCACTGAGTAGCTTAACGATTTCATCATCGGCCACATCAAAACCTGAAGAGACTGTTTTCAAGTTAATAAAAGGGGATGGCGGTATGCGCATCCAATGATTCGCCACCAGCGTCACTTCGACTTTAGCCCGGTCTGCTACTCTAAATAAAATCTCTTTAATCACACCCGGACATGCATCGGCGTCAACCCAAACCTTCATTTATGCTCCTCTTTGCGCTGTTAGATTTGCGCCATAAAAACGAGCGCTGATTATAACAGCTATTTTGTATTAATCTTAGCGGCGTACACGGCTAAAGTAGATCAAGCTGTACCACTAAGATATGCTCTATTCTTATTTTCTTTTCAAAGCTAGGATGTTACTTCTATGAGTGTGTTTTCTCCTGCGTGTTTTGACTTTTTAAACCAGCTTTCAGTCAACAACGACAGAGAATGGTTTAAGGCTAATCAACAAACATATGAAGACAAGGTGCGTACCCCTGCACTTAAGTTCATCGAAGCGATGCAGCCACAGATCCTTGCGCTGTCTCCCCGTTTGACTGCAGTCCCTAAAAAGGTCGGCGGCAGCATGATGCGTCCTCAACGTGACAGCCGCTTTAGTAAAGATAAGACCCCCTATAAGACCAATGTCGGCATTCAGTTTCGCCACTTTCAGGGCAAAGATGTGCATGCGCCTGGCCTGTATCTTCACCTAGCCAACGATGGCTGCTTTTTGGGTGCTGGGATTTGGCATCCAGAATCTAAAGCCCTCAATGCTATTCGCAGTTGTATCGATGAAAACCCCAACGGCTACAAAAAAGCACTGCGTGAGTTAACGAGTCAGGGTTTTGAGATGCAAGGCAGCAAGCTTATTCGCCCACCTAAAGGCTATGACAACAGCCACCCAATGCTAGAGGAGCTTAAGCGCAAAGACTTTATCGCAATTAAGTCGTTGAGCATCGAGCAGGTGTGTGCACCTGAGTTTGTCGATATATGCGCCCAAGAGTTTGCCGCCTGCCAGCAGCTGATGAGCTATCTCTGCTTTGCGTTAGACTTAGATTTTTAGCCTCCCTTCCTAGCAACAACAGAGCGAGGCGTTTCTTGCAAGCGCCTCTACACTCCACTGTAATCTCTGTTACAATTGCGCCAGTTTTTATTTCCAGCCAATTTAGGCAAGTTCAGGCACATTTTAATGGTAGAACCTTCATCATCTCCACAAGACGCTTTTCAAGCAGAGACTCCTGCGCAAAAACGAGCATTAAGCTATAGCAATACCATATATCAGCTGTTTGTCAGTGTAATGAATGAAAAGCTACCAGCTGACCGCATCGTCGGTGAGTACTTCAGAACCCATAAAAAGCACGGTTCTAAAGATAGACGCGTCATTCGCGAGAGTCTGTTTGCGCTATTTCGTTGGTGGGGCTGGCTGAAAAAGATCCATACCAGTGAGCAACAAGACACGAGCTGGTTTGCCTGCTTGAGCCTAGTAGCTGAACTTGAAGCCCATAAATGGCCTCAATTTAGTGATGCGTGGCGAGAGTTTGCCAACCAGTCTCCTGAGTTTAACCTAAGCCCTGCCACGCAAGCCTTAGTCAGTGTGAGTGATCGCTGTGCGTATTTAAACCAGCAGTTTGCCAATATAAGCTTCTGCGATACGGAGTTATTACCTGAGTGGTTTTGGCTGCTTGCCGAAGTCGATAACAGCGATAAGCAGGCGATAATCGAAGCCATGTGCTCACGCCCTCCAATCTGGGGTCGTGCACAAACAATAACCCAGCAACAACTTATTGCGTCCCTCGCTAACGATGAAATCACCGCCGTTGCCAACGAGTACTTTGATGATGCAGTGAGCCTTGGGCATAAGAGCGTCAACTTCAATGCGATTACAGCCTATCAACGTGGCGAGCTGGAGATCCAAGATCTCGGTTCGCAGGTTATTGGGCAAATTTGTGCGCCAAAAGCGGATGAAAAGTGGTGGGATACCTGCAGCGGCGCGGGTGGTAAAACACTACAACTACGCTCTTTAATGCTAAGGCAAGGTTCATCGGCACAAGGCTCGATAGTATCCTCAGATATTCGCCGTAAGCCGTTAGAGGAGCTAACTAAACGCGCCAAACGTGCAGGCTTTAATGGGATCACGACGGCGCCATGGAAGAGTGAAGCGTTACCCGTTAACGCTAACGCTTTTGATGGAGTGTTAGTCGATGCACCTTGTAGCTGCACCGGCACCTGGCGACGTAACCCCGATATGCGCTGGCTAGATGATCAAAGCGTTGTGACTGACAAACATGCTCTGCAATTGGATATTCTGACTCGCAGCGCCAACGCGGTTAAGTCGCAGGGTCAGCTGGTTTACGCCACTTGCTCACTCTCTCCTATCGAAAATGAGCAGGTAGTGAACGCCTTCTTAGCGGCAAATACAGAGTTTGAGCTACAAACACTGACGCATCCGTTTACCGGGGAGCAAACACAGATGCTCTCCATCTGGCCTCACGAGGCCGATACCGATGGCATGTTCGTCGCTAAGATGAAAAAGCACTAGTTGCGATACATTAATGATAAAAAAACGCCATACATCGTATGGCGTTTTTTTTTGGCAATATATTCTCGCCTATCTATATGCTTATCAGCTTATTTTGCTCTTTCGACCACATCAAAATACCAGTATCAATAGGCCGAATGCACCTTAGAATGAGGCTTTAGCACCTAGGTATAAGCCAGAATCTAAGCTGGTATTTGATGCATTGTCATACTGCAAACGAATATCACGGTAGCCTACAAACAGGGCTAACGCAGGGTTCAAGTTATACTGCACTCGACCATCTAACTGCCAAGAGCCGTCAATATCGCCAAACGACAGCACCGATGGCGAATAGTAGCCTGAACCATGGATAGAAACATTAGAACCTAAGTGCATCGCATAACGACCGCCAATTCCGACGAAGTTACCGTTTTGGCTCTTCTTTGACCACACCTGAGAAAACTTAGCCCCCAGCTCAAAGTGGTGAGCTCCCGCATCATGAGCAATATGCAGCGCACCAGATAACATCTGCCCACCTTTATCGGCATAGATATACTCAACAGAGCCATTAACATCTTTATTGAGATCAAATTGTAACTCAGTCGACAAGGTGTCGTCATTGAGGCCAAATGTAAAATCTGTCGCATGAGCATTGATAGACAAGGCGCTCAATACAAGCGTTGCCATTATAGTTTTAACTGTCATTGATAATTCCGAAACTTATAAGCTTTCGGCAAGCATACACAAAGCCCTGACGCTTTTTTATATAAACCTGATCTCAAACAGTGCATTTAAATAAACACCGACAACTGAAAAACCCCAATACAACAAAAACAACCTCATCATTGTAGGTGTATCAAATTGCAACGCAGAGAAGAAGTATTAATTTTACCTGTTAAATCTTTATGTTATCGCTAGCTTTAACACGACTTGAGTCTTAAGCGTAAAAAAAAACAAATATCTTATTTTCTATGTGGTAATTTAAGCCTGACTTTATCGAGCATTAGTCCTCAAAGTCTTGCCTACCCTAGAGTTGAAGCGAGTTTTGTTCGATTCAAACTCCGCAAAAATGGTGGGCAGCAACTATACTACATTATCAAAAGAAAACTGCTTTGGAGCACAGATGAAACAGTTAAAATTAACTTCACTCACAATCGCTATCGCCACAGGCTTGATGCTATCTGGTTGCGGTGGTTCAGACAGTGACTCTAATGAGCCAGAACAAGCTCTGTTTAGCCTTGGAGTTTCAGACAACCCAGCTGACGCTAACATCGTCAACGTGGCTTTTAAGCAAGTTGTCTTAAAGAACAGTGAAGGCGCCTTCTCATTCGATGTTTCGACTGGTGATGACGGTTTACAACATGTCGACCTATTAAGCTTTCAAGGGCAAGACGTGGAAACATTGGTCAGCGGCCAATCTGTGCCCGTGGGTGAATACCAGATGTGTATTTACATGGAAAACAACACCATCTCTAGCGATAAAAGCTCTTATGTATTAAGTGGCGCAACTGAAGATGAAAATGGTGATTTTGTAGGCGGTGATATTGAAGGCTTAGTCACCAACAGTAACGGCTCTTGTGGTGGTGTGGGTGCCGATGAAGAAAATACTGGCCGCCTATTCTTTAATAAGTCATTTACTATTGCTGCGGGTAATAACAGCTTTGTTGCCGAGTTCAACCTCGCAAAAGGCTTACAAGCGCCACACGGAAACAAAGATTACTGGACACTAAAACCGACCTCAGTGCAACTTGTTAATGCCTCGGAAGTCGGTGCAATTAAAGGCCAAATTAGCCAAGAAACTATGGTTAGCTGTGAAGCTGAGGCTGGAGGCTCTGAGTTTAGCCCTGCAGTTTACCTTTACCCTAGCGAGACGGCGCTTGATCAGATGGCAGACTTTAGAACGGGTCCAAATGTCTTGACGCAGGTTGCTCCAATCACGTCTGCGAGAGTAAATCCTATCCTTGATAACAGTGAAAATGTCACTGGTTATGAGTACGAATTTGGTTTTATCGTAGCCGACACCTATAGCCTTGGCTACACCTGCTTAGCTCAAAATGATGATCCTGAAGAGTCTAACGTTCGTGAACCTGAAGATGGCAGTGCACCATTCTTCATCGACTCAGACGAGCAAGATGTAATTGTGACCCTTGGTGAAACAACAATACGTAATTTTCCTGAGGCATTTGAGCCAGTAACTCCTTAACTCAAAATTACAGCTGCAATCGTTATAAAAGGGGCGAATATCGCCCCTTTCTTTTCAGCTTTGTATTCGCTCAATAGCACTTCTCCTGTAAGCCACATTCTTCAGTAAATTCACTGCACAAGCCGATAAAATCACGCTAGAGTATCCCTAACGCAACGAGGGGGAAATAATGACAGCTTCAATTTATGATTTTTCAGTGAAGGATATTCAGGGGCAAACGGTTTCACTGGCGGACTTTAAAGACCAGGTCATCTTAATCGTCAATACAGCTAGTGAGTGTGGCTTTACCCCCCAATATAGGGAACTCGAAGCTCTATATCAGAAGCATCAAACACAAGATTTTGTGGTACTCGGTTTTCCCTGCAACCAGTTTGGCGCGCAAGAAAAAGGCGATAACCAAACCATTAGCACTTTTTGTCAGTTGAACTTTGGTGTGACCTTTCCTCTATTTGAAAAAATAGAGGTCAATGGTGCTAACACCGCACCGCTTTATGTCTACTTAAAACATTCCGCTAAGGGTTTGCTGGGTTCTGAGCGGATCAAATGGAACTTTACTAAGTTTCTAGTCAACAAAAAGGGGCTAGTCACGCAACGCTTTGCACCAACAACAAACCCCATGGCGATTGAAGCTGAAATATTAAAGCTGCTTTAATCTATTAAATTAACGACTTAAAATTACTCTATAAAAAAAACAAAAAAACAGGTTATTTTTTGAACTTTATCGAATTACTCGCCTCTAACTTTTTGAGCATTGAGTTTTATGTTCATCATTCTCCCTGGGGCTTCTAGCGCAGCCCCCCTTGATCTCAATGTAGATCAATCAGGCAATCCTTTGGATTGCCCTTTTTTTATCTATACTCTGCGAAATCCCAGCAAATGTTAACGGATAAAAGCCAATATATTACAACCATCGAATATCGACGTTCCAGTGCATTTAATAGGTTTGCGAATTAAATGAAACACCTCTTAAAAGACATTGAATTAACAGAATAAATATTTTTGACTCTAGCGATATATCTCTATACTCATCGAAGGGAAACGAGTACAATACCACTCCGATTTCACCATCGGAAAAGGATACTGGAAGTATGAGTAACCCCATTTATAACAAACATATAATATCGATCTCTGACCTATCTCGTTCTGAACTGGAACTTATCGTTTCTACCGCAAACGACCTAAAACAAAATCCTCGTCCCGACTTACTGAAAAATAAAGTGGTTGCAAGCTGCTTTTTTGAGGCGTCGACGCGAACTCGTCTGTCTTTCGAGACCGCAGTACAAAGGTTAGGCGGAAGCGTTATTGGCTTCCCTGATAGCGGCAATACCTCATTAGGAAAAAAAGGGGAAACCTTGGCCGATTCGGTGCAGGTGATCTCCTCCTATTGTGATGCGTTCTTTATGCGCCACAATCAAGAGGGCGCGGCGCGTCTTGCGAGTGAATTTTCATCTGCCCCCGTTATCAATGGAGGTGATGGCTCGAATCAGCATCCAACTCAGACCCTACTCGACCTGTTCAGTATCTATGAAACTCAAGGCACTCTTGAAAAGCTACAAGTTGCCTTTGTTGGCGACCTAAAATATGGTCGCACAGTACACTCATTGACTCAGGCCTTGTCCCTGTTTGATTGTGAGTTTCATTTTATCGCCCCAGCGGCGCTATCTATGCCCGATTATATAATCGATGAGCTTAAGGCTAAAGGGTGTAAATATACCCTGCATGATCATTTAGATGGGGTCTTGCCTAACCTCGATATTCTGTATATGACGCGGGTGCAGAAAGAGCGTTTCGATGAAACCGAATATCAACACTTGAAATCTAGCTTCATCTTGAATGCCAATATGCTCGAGGGGGTTAAAGAAAACCTTAAGGTCTTGCATCCTCTGCCAAGAATCGATGAAATCACCACCGATGTGGATAGCACGCCTTATGCGTATTATTTTCAGCAGGCTAAAAATGGCGTATACGCTCGCCAAGCCCTGCTCGCCTTAGTCTTGACTAATGAATTTGGAGATAAGTGATGAAAAAACAACTTAAAGTTGAAGCTATCGAGCACGGTACAGTGATCGATCATATTTCATCTGGACAAGGCATCAAGATCTTGCGATTCTTTGCACTCTCTGAAGGGAATAAACGCATCACCATAGGGTTGAATCTGCCAACTTATGCTGGTGAGAATAAAGACTTGATCAAGATAGAGAATACAGTCTTTAGTCAACAGCAGGCGAATCAATTAGCCCTATTCGCGCCTAACGCAACCATTAATCTGATCGAAAACTTCGAAGTGGTGAACAAGTTTAAGCTTGCATTACCCGAGCAGATTGCGGGAGTATTGCTCTGCCCTAACAGCAACTGTATCAGTCATAATGAGCCTGTCGATAGCCGTTTTAATATCAAGCAGGAGCAAGCAGGTGTGAAGCTCAAATGTCACTACTGTGAAAAGTCATTTACTGCAACATCATTTAAAGAGTTGCACTAATACAACTAATAGCCTCGACGCTTTGTGATACTGAAGCCATGAGCAACAGCGAGCTTCATTTCCTATTAAGGCCATTATTTCAATATAATGGCCTTTTGTTTATTTAACCCAAATAACTTGAATCCCCCTTATACTGATTGGTATTAGAGCCCTTGTGCAAGGTCAGCGCCAAGTCATCTGATTTAGAAACAGTAGTGAAGTTGTGCCCCATGACTATATTTTCAGCAATATCGTCATGGCCTGCTGAACGACTATGGCCTCTGACGGATATACGAAACGTTAATCGTGCGATCAACATTGTGGTGAGTCATCGCTTCTAAACCTGAGCCTCCACAATACTAGATGTTGTAATGCTATTTCTCACATCCATATGATTACTTAGATATTGCTTTGGCGTTAGCTTAAGCAGTTCCTTGAACTTAGTGTTGAAACTAGAGATAGAAATAAAGCCAGCCACTGTAAGTAAGTGACTAGTGTTCCAACCATTTATACCCAGTATTTAAGCCCTCTTAGTCACAGCCCAAAATGGGGCCATAAACAGGAAAGAGATAAAAAAGTTGATGACAGTGGAACTAATCTCAAATCCCAGACTCTGACTATATGAACCGATTCTCTTTAAGTGAATATATCAGTGTTAACAACTTAATATATTGGCTTAATCTTAGTTTCATTGTTCATCATCATTCTCTTTGGCACCTCCCCTTTTGGGTTTGCCATCAAAATAAGTGTTTAGCTAGCGCATGAAGACTTATTTCGAAATAGATTATTACGGCAACCTATTAGGTTGCCTTTTTTTTGTCTGTCGTTTATTGCAGGGATTAAAATCAACGAGATAAGAGCATATTCGCGGGTTATATCAAACAGTCGATACGTCAAAGTTATCGACAATACCAACTAACCATTTAGAGATATAAAAAATAAAATCAAAGTTTTTTCATCTGATGGGAACTAATTAGAATTTATCGACTCTGACTATATGAACCGATTCTCTTTAAGTGAATATACTTGCCTGCTAAGGCTAAACATATTGGCTTAATCTTAGTTTCATTGTTCATCATCATTCTCTTTGGCATCTCCCCTTTTGGGTTTGCCATCAAAATAAGTGTTTAGCTAGCGCATGAAGACTTATTTCGAAATAGATTATTACGGCAACCTATTAGGTTGCCTTTTTTTTGTCTGTCGTTTATTGCAGGGATTAAAATCAACGAGATAAGAGCATATTCGCGGGTTATATCAAACAGTCGATACGTCAAAGTTATCGACAATACCAACTAACCATTTAGAGATATAAAAAATAAAATCAAAGTTTTTTCATCTGATGGGAACTAATTAGAATTTATCGACTCTGACTATATGAACCGATTCTCTTTAAGTGAATATACTTGCCTGCTAAGGCTAAACATATTGGCTTAATCTTAGTTTCATTGTTCATCATCATTCCCTTAGGCATTCCTATTAGGTTTGCCATAGAGTTAACTCTTTCGCTAGCGCATTAAAGAGTTCACTTTCAAACTGACACTTTTATGGCAACCTGATTAGGTTGCCATTTTTTTTACCCCAATTTCATTCATCTAGGTTCGGCTACAGCAACTGCTGATCTAGCATCACCACAATCGATGGATGATAACCTTCACGGGCTAAGGCGTAGATCTGCTTAACCTCCTGCTTAAACCCAGCCTTAAGCAGTTCACCATAGAGAGGTTTAACAAACTTGCCTCGACCTATTTTTACTAGGTAGTCGCTAACCGCCGCTAATACCTTGGGGTAACGATTACGAATCGCCACCCTAAACCAATCGCAGGCTATCTCAGCATTGGTTGAATGAGTAAAACCAAAGGTGATATCTAAATCTGCTAGCTGTTCATGGGAAAGCGCTTGAGGTAAGTTCGTTAAGAAGTATTGCCAGTGGTGAACACGCCAGCAATCGGTTAATAAACTCTCGGCCGAGGCGCCATCATCGAATGCCCGTAACGCCATTGTCACCTTATCTAAGCTGGTTGATTTTGGCTCGATAAACCAACTTGGCATCCCCTCACCATAAATCCATTCCATCATCTCAGCTTCACTGATTTTATCTGCATAAGTTTGTAGCAATGTTTGCTTAGCATAATCAACGAAGGTTTCTGTGGTGATCGCTTCGAAGGCAAAAGCTTGCACATATTCATATAAAAACGCATCAAACGCCGTGCGGCCAAGACGCTTTTCAAGATCATGAACAAACATCGAGGCTTTATCGTAGGTAAATCGGTTAAAGGCTTCATTAGGATCTTGCTGTTGCATATTTGCAGGCAACGTCTGTGCTTCTATAGCTGTTGTTGATATCGCCTCTTGCAGACGACCATTTTCAAGCACCACTTCAAGCTCTGCCAGCTCTTTACCGTAGACCGCCTCCACAATACGGTTAGTAAAATAAGTGGTAAAGCCTTCATTTAACCAAAGGTCTCGCCACGTAGCATTACTCACAAGATTCCCCGTCCAAGAATGCGCCAACTCATGAGCCACCGTCGATACTAGGCTCTTATCACCCGCAATCAAGGTCGGGGTCATAAAGGCGAGGCGCGGGTTTTCCATACCACCAAATGGGAAGCTTGGCGGTAACACTATCATGTCATAGCGCCCCCAAGGGTATGGCCCGAGTAGCGACTCGGCCACCTCGACCATGCTCTCAGTGTCTTCAAATTCGGCCACTGCCGCATCAATAACCTCAGGCTCGGCGTAGACTCCCGTTCGCGCGCCGAGTTCGCCAAAGGCTAAGTCACCAACGGCGATCGCCAAGAGGTGAGTCGGCATCGCTTTTTCCATTGCAAAGCTAAACTGGCCCGTTAATGGCGCCTTAGCGTCATTCATCGCACTCATCACCGCTCGCATGCCTTTTGGCACATTGATCACCGCATCAAAGGTAATTCTAGCCTTAGGCGTATCTTGCAGTGGGATCCAGCTGCGAGCATTAATAGGTTGCGACTGGCTAAAGAGAAAGGGCTGTTTCTTACCACTTGTCTGCTGGGGCGTCAGCCACTGTAGCCCCTGCGCCTGAGGCGATGTGCGATAACGGATAAGTACACTCGAAACACTGGGATCTAATTGAATGTTTAAACGCTGCCCCAAGATCTCATCTTGCTTATCTAGGCTAAAGGCTAGTGGCTGCTGAGCATTAGACTCAACGCTTTCAATCGTTAAGTCTCGACAATCTAACCACAACGCTCGGCTCTGCTTATCGATAAACTCCAGCTGTAACTCCACCAGTCCTGCTAACTGTTTAGCCTCAAAATCAACATTGAGGGATAGCGAAAGGTGCTTAACTCTCACCTCATCGGTATTGGCGAACGAGTGGTAATCGTGATTATTATCCCATTGCTTTGACACGGCATATCCTTTTATGTGGCTGGTTAATCAATTGTATTCTAACGCTATTCGATATGAATAAAAGCCCCATTTGACTTCAATAGAGCGAAATGAAACACTTGTGAATATTGTATGCAAAACTATAAATCAGAGAAAGCCTCAATGAAAAATAAACATGCCTTACCAGCCCTTGCTTTTATGTCACTACTTCCTACAGCTGTTCAAGCAGGAGAGACCGCTAGCCTAGAGAGCGTGTTAAACCAAAACCATGCCTGTAGCGATACCATCATCATTCGCTCACAAGCCTTAACTAAAGAACAGATCAGCTCTGCTTGCGAGTTGTTAGTAAGACAGGAAGCGAATTTCCATCAGCTCTTTGGCACACTAAACAAACCCGTTGCCGATGATAACAACCACAGCATGCGCGCCAATGTCTATCACTCAAGGGAGGACTACGTGGCCCATGTGACTAACCATTTTGACGTGCCTAGTGATAACGGTGGCATGTATTTAGAGGGCTTACCTTGGAAGAGCGACAACCAAGCCGAGTTTGTTGCCTATGA comes from the Shewanella halifaxensis HAW-EB4 genome and includes:
- a CDS encoding glutathione peroxidase gives rise to the protein MTASIYDFSVKDIQGQTVSLADFKDQVILIVNTASECGFTPQYRELEALYQKHQTQDFVVLGFPCNQFGAQEKGDNQTISTFCQLNFGVTFPLFEKIEVNGANTAPLYVYLKHSAKGLLGSERIKWNFTKFLVNKKGLVTQRFAPTTNPMAIEAEILKLL
- the pyrB gene encoding aspartate carbamoyltransferase, translating into MSNPIYNKHIISISDLSRSELELIVSTANDLKQNPRPDLLKNKVVASCFFEASTRTRLSFETAVQRLGGSVIGFPDSGNTSLGKKGETLADSVQVISSYCDAFFMRHNQEGAARLASEFSSAPVINGGDGSNQHPTQTLLDLFSIYETQGTLEKLQVAFVGDLKYGRTVHSLTQALSLFDCEFHFIAPAALSMPDYIIDELKAKGCKYTLHDHLDGVLPNLDILYMTRVQKERFDETEYQHLKSSFILNANMLEGVKENLKVLHPLPRIDEITTDVDSTPYAYYFQQAKNGVYARQALLALVLTNEFGDK
- the pyrI gene encoding aspartate carbamoyltransferase regulatory subunit: MKKQLKVEAIEHGTVIDHISSGQGIKILRFFALSEGNKRITIGLNLPTYAGENKDLIKIENTVFSQQQANQLALFAPNATINLIENFEVVNKFKLALPEQIAGVLLCPNSNCISHNEPVDSRFNIKQEQAGVKLKCHYCEKSFTATSFKELH
- a CDS encoding M1 family metallopeptidase, which produces MSKQWDNNHDYHSFANTDEVRVKHLSLSLNVDFEAKQLAGLVELQLEFIDKQSRALWLDCRDLTIESVESNAQQPLAFSLDKQDEILGQRLNIQLDPSVSSVLIRYRTSPQAQGLQWLTPQQTSGKKQPFLFSQSQPINARSWIPLQDTPKARITFDAVINVPKGMRAVMSAMNDAKAPLTGQFSFAMEKAMPTHLLAIAVGDLAFGELGARTGVYAEPEVIDAAVAEFEDTESMVEVAESLLGPYPWGRYDMIVLPPSFPFGGMENPRLAFMTPTLIAGDKSLVSTVAHELAHSWTGNLVSNATWRDLWLNEGFTTYFTNRIVEAVYGKELAELEVVLENGRLQEAISTTAIEAQTLPANMQQQDPNEAFNRFTYDKASMFVHDLEKRLGRTAFDAFLYEYVQAFAFEAITTETFVDYAKQTLLQTYADKISEAEMMEWIYGEGMPSWFIEPKSTSLDKVTMALRAFDDGASAESLLTDCWRVHHWQYFLTNLPQALSHEQLADLDITFGFTHSTNAEIACDWFRVAIRNRYPKVLAAVSDYLVKIGRGKFVKPLYGELLKAGFKQEVKQIYALAREGYHPSIVVMLDQQLL